From Vreelandella neptunia, the proteins below share one genomic window:
- a CDS encoding tetratricopeptide repeat protein: MITSKDIFAKRKAGQIDEAYQMALQRMSVPNKDEWDDRAFGWCLIDLIKRDAKAGEQTNLSHYRQQLEAIAVPENDDVLTKQRQLAISLCNPEGQLVNEARQLSKAGQHDNAIALYQKLLQDNPGDPELSISFGWELYRLSKPLLSKGDNNLVKIKKNLNQYMKLNVEKPSLLHAVMLQVAAKLASDDRFNMAAFCQLWNLEFLRPEDWERFKTDDGKELPALAERVIQQASKDAAKGNDQNSLVYILPYLGKAISTYPDNIWLVLNKAKVLLELDRSDDALAFSIEVTRAKSNEYWAWELLGNITAKKGDEVSLSCYCKALLCSPDDRYSSKIRLKVATLMIERGQFPEAKYEIKRTLEAKQKEGTKIPAEIEDYITEDWYLDASILASNDEFYRSQKGSAEDLLFSQLPWITANLGEMFTIPGKESKPKRKLYLKTASDPIEVVIPESKFNIQNSLAGSAIRVKGEWDAQNRFQIHLISSRNSEVKWDVFFERIGVVDNVNQQKKLIHFLVETKIDGTIPFSNLNEEYKVGDSILVRLSKYTTKDGTRYRVLSAKKSCSVASQSLRKEFQELVRINDTGLGFTSSEIFIPPDLVKIHNLKDEGLVEGVALLTFNKKRSEWGWKAVSINNFN; this comes from the coding sequence ATGATTACCAGTAAAGACATTTTTGCGAAGCGGAAAGCTGGCCAGATAGATGAGGCCTATCAAATGGCGTTGCAAAGAATGAGTGTCCCCAATAAAGATGAGTGGGATGATCGGGCTTTCGGCTGGTGCTTGATTGATTTGATTAAGCGGGACGCTAAAGCAGGAGAGCAGACTAATCTCAGCCATTACCGCCAGCAGCTTGAAGCAATTGCTGTGCCCGAGAACGATGATGTGCTAACTAAACAGCGTCAGCTTGCCATCTCTCTATGTAATCCCGAGGGTCAACTCGTCAACGAAGCCAGACAGTTGAGTAAGGCGGGGCAACACGACAATGCCATTGCACTGTATCAGAAGCTCTTACAAGATAACCCCGGGGATCCAGAATTATCAATATCGTTCGGTTGGGAACTGTACCGTCTTTCAAAGCCCTTGTTAAGCAAAGGCGATAATAACCTCGTAAAAATTAAGAAGAATCTTAATCAATATATGAAGCTTAATGTTGAAAAGCCATCGCTGCTTCATGCTGTGATGCTGCAGGTGGCAGCAAAGCTGGCTAGTGATGATCGATTTAATATGGCGGCTTTCTGTCAGTTGTGGAATCTAGAGTTCTTACGTCCAGAAGATTGGGAGCGATTTAAAACGGATGACGGTAAGGAGCTTCCAGCGCTGGCAGAGAGGGTAATTCAGCAGGCCAGCAAGGATGCTGCCAAAGGTAATGATCAGAATTCACTAGTTTATATACTCCCTTACTTGGGCAAGGCGATCTCAACTTATCCAGACAATATTTGGCTTGTTTTGAATAAAGCTAAAGTTCTTTTAGAGTTGGATAGAAGTGACGACGCTTTGGCATTTTCTATTGAGGTAACTAGAGCAAAGTCCAACGAATACTGGGCCTGGGAGCTGCTAGGTAATATTACCGCAAAAAAGGGGGATGAAGTAAGCCTCAGTTGCTATTGTAAAGCACTTTTGTGTTCACCGGATGATCGATATTCAAGTAAAATTAGGTTAAAAGTAGCTACACTGATGATTGAACGAGGCCAGTTTCCAGAGGCGAAGTATGAGATTAAACGCACTCTTGAAGCTAAACAAAAAGAGGGAACAAAAATTCCTGCTGAAATTGAAGATTATATTACTGAGGATTGGTATTTAGATGCATCAATTCTAGCTTCAAATGATGAGTTTTATCGCAGCCAAAAAGGGTCAGCAGAGGATCTTTTGTTTAGTCAGCTCCCATGGATTACAGCGAATCTTGGAGAAATGTTCACTATTCCAGGAAAAGAAAGCAAGCCGAAAAGGAAACTGTATCTGAAAACAGCTTCTGATCCAATAGAAGTGGTCATTCCTGAAAGTAAATTTAATATTCAGAATTCACTAGCTGGGAGTGCAATTCGTGTTAAAGGTGAGTGGGATGCCCAAAATAGATTTCAGATTCATTTAATTTCCAGCCGAAATTCAGAAGTAAAATGGGATGTTTTCTTCGAGCGTATTGGAGTAGTAGATAACGTCAATCAACAGAAAAAATTAATTCACTTTCTAGTAGAAACAAAAATTGACGGAACTATACCTTTTTCTAATTTAAATGAAGAGTACAAAGTAGGTGACTCTATCTTAGTCAGACTCTCCAAGTATACGACCAAGGATGGAACCAGATATCGGGTGCTTTCAGCGAAAAAGAGCTGCTCAGTGGCATCTCAGTCATTGCGAAAAGAGTTTCAGGAGCTAGTGAGGATTAATGATACGGGGCTTGGTTTTACTTCTTCCGAGATTTTTATCCCTCCGGATTTGGTGAAAATACATAACCTTAAAGACGAAGGTTTGGTGGAAGGTGTTGCTCTTCTGACCTTCAATAAAAAACGTAGTGAATGGGGATGGAAGGCTGTGTCTATTAATAATTTCAATTAA
- a CDS encoding ATP-dependent DNA helicase — translation MNNKSQNFCQLESRWPELCKHAIQAESYVHDDPAAATIKLRCFIETLVGLLYQELELRSEPGDGLFEQLKTERFESVVESPIRQKLHAIRCYGNKAAHGGDINNEQAVRLLKEAYLLGRWLFSTYSEDGGREYPDFVIPVPPEKIESDLNAENQRLAQQLEEAKRELGNIQASKARTQIDDLNSSLDEARLSAFRNAASRASSNINLEEEATRRLLKIEDAFGEYTLTDGQADLIKQLGKFLSSNDDSAFLLRGYAGTGKTFITKGLTEYFRSIGRNYVLAAPTGKAAKVIANKTKSNAYTLHRTIYSFKDIQEYKDADVDGTETYKFYAELAVNELPADTIFIVDEASMVSDAYSEAEFFRFGSGYVLRDFLKYVNLDHNDHSKKVIFIGDDAQLPPVGMSFSPALDENYLLKKHSVRSTSYELTEVVRQKAVSGVMGNSIMLRNALKKRVFNQLSVDFSTPDVQPVSHGNLMDRYLESCGGRINGESIVIAYSNADVAAYNRRIREHFFPGREHVQAGDKVMAVSNSSAYGFFISNGDFGLVREVLGATESRSVTIKRRNSDTGKVESINIFLAFKDVIVGFRDLDGNAKFFEAKIFESLLYSDLPSLSSDESKALYVDFCMRNKGLKRGSLEFKDTLMSDPYFNALRLKYGYAITCHKAQGSEWNNVFVKCKTNQNQLTEDYFRWFYTAITRTSDRLWLLDSPNIKIGDGLKSVRRPGLGVPTSEPKPVNFSTGTGVQASQSGQIDQHLRVGEMVTPPTVAEANEPISSDETYGIPAEAQFLLGVLGRVRELIVDHTISINSIAHNQHQEAYTFHRGNEYARVNIAYDSKGKITNVTATIPSILAVHVQNLLSPLVGQPIAVGSVIPADQIHFEDDFINDFHQRLLPLAAEQDINIQNAEKYQWHVRYSFSRGNDVAVCDIFFDGKKRFTKYQPLITACSPGSLLPDVEVMLTQGLSS, via the coding sequence ATGAACAACAAATCGCAAAATTTCTGCCAATTAGAATCCAGGTGGCCAGAACTGTGCAAGCACGCGATTCAGGCTGAAAGCTATGTTCATGATGATCCGGCAGCTGCAACCATAAAGCTACGCTGTTTTATTGAGACCTTGGTCGGCTTGTTGTACCAGGAACTGGAATTGAGAAGTGAGCCTGGTGACGGCCTGTTCGAGCAGTTGAAGACTGAAAGATTTGAATCTGTTGTGGAAAGCCCTATCCGGCAAAAGCTGCATGCTATTCGATGCTACGGGAACAAAGCGGCTCATGGCGGTGACATTAATAATGAGCAAGCTGTTCGGCTATTGAAAGAAGCTTATCTGCTCGGACGGTGGTTGTTTTCTACTTATAGCGAGGATGGTGGTCGCGAGTATCCGGACTTTGTTATTCCAGTACCGCCAGAGAAGATCGAAAGTGATCTGAATGCGGAAAACCAGCGCTTGGCACAGCAGTTAGAGGAAGCTAAGCGGGAGCTCGGCAATATTCAGGCTTCAAAGGCCCGTACCCAAATCGATGATTTGAACTCATCGCTGGATGAAGCTCGCCTGTCAGCTTTTCGCAATGCTGCTTCCCGTGCATCCAGCAACATAAATCTTGAAGAGGAAGCAACGCGCAGGCTTCTGAAAATTGAAGATGCATTTGGGGAGTATACCCTGACTGATGGCCAAGCTGATCTGATCAAACAGCTAGGTAAATTTTTGTCATCAAACGATGATAGCGCTTTTCTTTTACGTGGTTATGCCGGCACGGGTAAAACTTTTATTACCAAGGGATTAACAGAGTATTTCCGATCTATAGGACGCAACTATGTCCTTGCTGCTCCGACGGGTAAAGCTGCGAAAGTTATCGCAAATAAAACGAAATCTAATGCTTATACGTTGCATCGAACCATTTATTCTTTCAAGGATATTCAGGAATATAAAGATGCTGATGTTGATGGGACTGAAACTTATAAGTTTTACGCTGAGCTTGCGGTAAATGAGCTTCCAGCTGATACCATATTCATTGTAGATGAAGCATCCATGGTTTCTGATGCGTACAGTGAAGCGGAGTTCTTTCGCTTCGGCTCGGGGTATGTGCTCAGAGACTTTCTGAAGTATGTAAATCTCGACCATAACGATCATAGCAAAAAGGTCATCTTTATTGGCGACGATGCGCAGCTGCCACCCGTTGGTATGTCATTCTCTCCGGCGCTGGACGAGAATTACTTGCTTAAAAAGCACAGTGTACGCTCAACCAGCTATGAGTTGACAGAAGTTGTACGGCAAAAGGCAGTTAGCGGCGTAATGGGGAATTCCATCATGTTGCGTAATGCGTTGAAAAAGCGTGTTTTTAATCAACTTTCGGTAGATTTCAGTACACCGGACGTACAGCCAGTCAGCCATGGTAACTTGATGGATCGGTACCTTGAGTCCTGTGGTGGCAGGATCAACGGTGAGTCCATTGTGATCGCCTATTCAAATGCCGATGTTGCGGCCTATAACCGTCGGATCAGGGAGCATTTCTTCCCAGGGCGCGAGCACGTTCAGGCCGGCGACAAGGTTATGGCTGTAAGTAACAGCAGTGCATACGGATTTTTCATTTCTAATGGTGATTTCGGGCTGGTTAGAGAGGTTCTGGGAGCCACCGAGAGTCGTAGTGTAACAATCAAAAGAAGAAATAGTGATACTGGCAAAGTCGAAAGTATTAATATTTTTCTCGCCTTTAAAGACGTCATTGTAGGATTCAGGGATCTCGATGGAAATGCAAAATTCTTTGAGGCGAAGATATTCGAAAGTTTGTTATACAGTGATTTGCCTTCGTTAAGTTCCGATGAGAGCAAAGCTTTGTACGTCGACTTCTGCATGCGCAATAAGGGCCTCAAACGCGGCAGTTTGGAGTTTAAGGACACGTTAATGTCCGACCCATATTTCAATGCGCTGCGATTGAAATATGGCTATGCCATTACCTGTCACAAGGCTCAGGGTAGCGAATGGAATAATGTGTTTGTTAAATGTAAAACTAACCAAAATCAACTCACAGAGGATTATTTTCGCTGGTTTTATACAGCGATTACACGGACCTCAGATCGCTTGTGGTTACTTGACTCACCGAACATCAAGATCGGTGACGGACTGAAATCAGTTCGGCGGCCGGGCCTTGGTGTGCCAACTTCGGAGCCAAAACCAGTTAATTTTTCAACTGGGACTGGTGTCCAAGCAAGTCAATCTGGCCAAATAGATCAACACTTGAGAGTAGGTGAGATGGTGACACCACCTACGGTTGCCGAAGCAAATGAACCGATTAGTTCTGATGAAACATACGGAATCCCTGCAGAAGCGCAATTTCTGCTTGGAGTGCTTGGTAGGGTTCGAGAACTGATAGTTGATCATACCATTTCTATCAACTCTATTGCCCATAACCAACATCAGGAAGCGTACACGTTCCATAGGGGCAATGAATATGCGCGGGTGAATATTGCATACGATAGTAAGGGAAAAATTACGAATGTAACTGCAACAATACCGTCAATCCTTGCAGTCCATGTTCAAAATCTTTTATCTCCGCTGGTGGGGCAGCCAATTGCTGTCGGATCTGTGATACCCGCTGACCAAATTCATTTCGAAGATGATTTCATCAATGATTTTCATCAGCGTTTGCTCCCGCTTGCGGCTGAGCAGGATATCAACATACAGAATGCTGAGAAGTATCAATGGCATGTTCGCTATAGCTTTTCCCGGGGTAATGATGTGGCGGTATGCGACATATTTTTTGATGGTAAGAAGCGTTTCACCAAATACCAGCCATTGATTACTGCCTGTAGCCCAGGATCTTTATTGCCAGATGTTGAGGTGATGCTGACACAGGGGCTGAGTTCATGA
- a CDS encoding DUF262 domain-containing protein, whose product MQSMIRGDQVIQSLTSLAALFPGRYFRVPDYQRGYAWERSQVKALLDDLEVLAESKSSGLHYTGTLVLVPGPDHTPDYPVFDIVDGQQRLTTLTMLINALVTVVEHPTALSPGESDLYQSYIGRGSELKDFQPVLMLNSDIEAFFRALLKGNAEKETIEYLSQKRLIEAYKQIEEWTQRTAYSADQALRWVDIVTMRLGMIAYQPQNADEAGMMFEVINNRGKPLTELEKVKNYLIYYAIKKRFKGLQDTINAEWGRILRNLALAHHLSDIDKQQLLRSAVIVYFGFRKQESNAAYNKLKSAFSLQKGGDADAKKLKEFVEFLSDCSRYYEVLFNAKSQHRSTFFGDQAKLADVVDLIRVQTAHSGVLPLYLCSMWLFDKKHITANALLELLQAIERVNFRVYMLPVGGARADSGHGQLFNIAHAVYNNVARATNKHSIQEAVNECHNSLLGFVKSYGHKTLDAFKASFRLSELDQNMDFATWRGLRYFLANYEQALDATRTSSIDLQLKASKANRHNDYAQIEHIYARQCPFHGHDPVKTSHQKRRLGNLMLLEWGVNASFSNKPIEEKLKHLKENETASKRAILAQTAEVIKDFNQVFGASTNWVSPDVQDEERFNQYVRLLDRIENRMIDFACKRWAFKDELSESAIIGEVRHG is encoded by the coding sequence ATGCAGTCCATGATTAGGGGAGATCAGGTTATCCAGTCGCTTACGTCCTTGGCGGCCTTGTTTCCTGGTAGGTACTTTCGCGTTCCGGACTACCAGCGTGGGTACGCCTGGGAGAGATCACAGGTCAAAGCGCTACTGGATGATCTTGAGGTCTTGGCAGAATCGAAAAGCAGTGGTTTGCATTATACTGGGACGTTGGTATTAGTACCTGGACCAGATCACACGCCTGACTACCCCGTTTTCGACATTGTTGATGGGCAGCAACGCCTGACCACCTTGACTATGTTGATAAATGCTCTGGTGACTGTTGTTGAACACCCCACTGCGTTATCTCCTGGCGAGTCTGACCTCTATCAGTCGTATATCGGGCGAGGTTCAGAATTAAAAGATTTTCAGCCTGTCTTGATGCTCAACAGCGATATTGAGGCTTTTTTTCGGGCGCTGCTAAAAGGCAACGCTGAAAAGGAGACAATCGAGTACTTGTCCCAGAAGCGACTCATAGAAGCCTATAAGCAGATTGAGGAGTGGACGCAACGCACGGCCTACAGCGCTGATCAGGCCCTTCGATGGGTTGATATTGTCACCATGCGCTTAGGCATGATTGCCTATCAACCCCAGAATGCCGACGAAGCCGGCATGATGTTCGAAGTAATCAATAACCGCGGCAAGCCATTGACCGAGTTGGAAAAGGTCAAAAATTACCTGATCTATTATGCGATCAAAAAACGATTCAAAGGCTTGCAGGATACGATCAACGCGGAGTGGGGGCGTATTCTTAGGAATTTGGCGCTCGCGCATCACCTGTCAGATATCGACAAACAACAGCTGCTGCGTTCAGCGGTGATTGTTTATTTCGGCTTCCGAAAACAAGAAAGCAACGCTGCCTATAACAAGCTTAAATCCGCTTTTTCTCTACAAAAGGGTGGGGACGCTGACGCGAAAAAATTGAAAGAGTTTGTCGAGTTTCTGTCGGATTGTTCGCGTTATTACGAAGTGCTGTTCAATGCAAAGTCGCAACACCGGTCTACATTTTTTGGCGATCAGGCCAAGCTTGCTGATGTTGTTGATTTAATCAGGGTCCAGACAGCTCATTCCGGTGTGCTCCCCTTGTACCTATGCAGTATGTGGTTGTTTGATAAAAAACACATTACAGCTAATGCCTTGCTTGAGCTGCTGCAGGCGATTGAGCGGGTCAATTTCCGTGTCTATATGCTGCCTGTCGGTGGTGCGCGGGCAGATAGTGGTCACGGGCAGCTCTTCAATATTGCACATGCTGTTTATAACAACGTCGCCAGAGCCACCAATAAACACAGCATCCAAGAGGCCGTCAATGAGTGTCATAACTCGCTATTAGGTTTTGTGAAGTCTTATGGCCATAAAACATTGGATGCCTTTAAAGCCAGCTTCAGACTGAGTGAACTTGATCAGAATATGGATTTTGCGACATGGCGCGGTCTACGTTATTTCCTCGCGAATTATGAGCAAGCGCTAGACGCGACTCGCACCAGCAGCATTGACCTACAGCTGAAGGCTAGCAAGGCCAACCGCCATAATGACTATGCGCAGATAGAGCATATTTATGCCAGACAGTGCCCCTTTCATGGTCATGATCCAGTCAAAACCAGCCATCAAAAACGTCGGCTCGGTAATTTGATGCTGTTGGAGTGGGGCGTGAATGCCAGCTTCAGCAACAAGCCGATTGAAGAAAAACTCAAGCATCTTAAAGAGAACGAGACTGCTTCCAAAAGAGCAATCCTTGCCCAAACAGCTGAGGTCATCAAGGATTTCAATCAGGTGTTTGGCGCATCAACGAACTGGGTCAGCCCTGATGTGCAGGATGAAGAACGGTTTAACCAGTATGTCCGGCTATTGGACCGCATAGAGAATCGCATGATCGACTTTGCGTGCAAACGATGGGCGTTTAAGGATGAATTGAGCGAGAGCGCAATCATCGGTGAGGTTCGACATGGATAG